A window of Chlorobium phaeobacteroides DSM 266 genomic DNA:
GTTCCGCACCATGGATGACCTCATCCAGACTATCAGGTTCAAAGAGATTACAGCGGCGGCAGCAAGAGAGTACAAACGATTGTTGAGTGCGCATCTGCTGGTTATCGACGACATCATGATGTTCCCGCTGGAAAAAAGTGTTGCCGTCGGGCTGTTCCAGCTTGTCAACCAACTGCATGAACAGACATCATTCATCATTACCACCAATAAAAGCCCGAAAGAGTGGGCAGAGATGCTTGGCGACGAGGTTCTTGCGACGGCTCTGCTTGATCGGCTGCTCTACAAGTGCGAAGTCATTAAACTGACCGGCAAGAGCTACCGGCTCGAACACCGGACAACCATCTTCGAACAACAACAATCGCCGGAAGGAGGGGGCAATCGTAGAAAAAAGCAACTACCACTTCAAAAAGGAGTAGGAAATCATTGCAAAATGACGTAATCTGAAGCCGCTGCCTGGGTGATTGCTAATTTCCGAAATTGGCTGATTTTTAATTTCCGACTACAGATATTGCTGCATATGCATAGATATACTCTCTTACAAGAGCTAACTTAACTATAGGACGAAAAGGCTTTGGAGCCCAGCATTTTCGAGGATCACTTATCCTTCCGAACCGAGCCTCATCCTGAAACATCAAGCGTAAAGGTAGATTCAGTACATTTTGCTTGGCGGCTTGTACCAGTATCTCTGGGAGTTTTTTTTAAACTCTTCTTGCTCCTCCATATTTTGTTTTGGGTGACACGTATCTGGTTCGACCTTACGCCAACCATGACGTGCCAACATTCTATAAACCGTAGACACTGCAACTGTTTTTCCAAGTCGTTGTTCCAATGCTGTATGAATTGGAGGAACAACCAGTACGCCACCTTGTTCTGCTTTCTCTACCCATTCAGCAAGAAACCGGGCCTCCT
This region includes:
- the istB gene encoding IS21-like element helper ATPase IstB is translated as MERTITTIQEHARELNLTGLAGTVDLLLEEARKSEPSYSDFALTLLESELSCRRKAHLERRRKIANLPLLHDLDHYDSGVQNGISQVQLQQLRQLLWLDQNFNLILIGPSGTGKSYLAGGLCHEALKLGYHALFRTMDDLIQTIRFKEITAAAAREYKRLLSAHLLVIDDIMMFPLEKSVAVGLFQLVNQLHEQTSFIITTNKSPKEWAEMLGDEVLATALLDRLLYKCEVIKLTGKSYRLEHRTTIFEQQQSPEGGGNRRKKQLPLQKGVGNHCKMT